The Streptomyces albofaciens JCM 4342 genome has a segment encoding these proteins:
- a CDS encoding TetR/AcrR family transcriptional regulator, which translates to MASEGTGDAAGGGAAREVADARTTPTADAAQDATEARTAPTAAPAPNAKDARTTPTTDPAPDVADDGTTPTTDPAHDRGSPASRERTSQGSRTRTLILETALRLFQERGYDKTTMRAIAQEAGVSVGNAYYYFASKEHLIQGFYDRIAAEHAAAVTDVLARERDLAGRLRGVLLTWLDIAAPYHRFAAQFFKNAADPDSPLSPFSDASEGPREAAIALHRQVLAGADTKADPELAAALPRLLWLQQMGLVLYWVHDRSENCERSRRLVERTSPLVARAVAASRFRVLRPLVREVTDVLSEFVLPAAAGAAARPASRTRSDRPAPDHD; encoded by the coding sequence GTGGCGAGCGAGGGTACGGGGGACGCGGCGGGCGGCGGCGCGGCCCGGGAGGTGGCGGATGCCCGTACCACTCCCACGGCGGACGCAGCCCAGGACGCGACGGAAGCCCGTACCGCTCCCACGGCTGCCCCCGCCCCGAACGCGAAGGACGCCCGAACCACCCCCACGACGGACCCCGCCCCGGACGTAGCGGATGACGGCACCACCCCCACGACGGACCCCGCCCACGACCGAGGCTCCCCGGCCTCCCGCGAGCGCACCTCCCAGGGCTCCCGCACCCGCACCCTGATCCTCGAAACCGCCCTCCGCCTCTTCCAGGAGCGCGGCTACGACAAGACCACGATGCGGGCCATCGCCCAGGAGGCCGGGGTCTCGGTCGGCAACGCGTACTACTACTTCGCCTCCAAGGAACACCTGATCCAGGGCTTCTACGACCGGATCGCCGCCGAGCACGCGGCAGCGGTGACGGACGTACTGGCACGGGAGCGCGACCTGGCCGGCCGGCTCCGCGGCGTGCTGCTCACCTGGCTCGACATCGCCGCCCCGTACCACCGTTTCGCCGCCCAGTTCTTCAAGAACGCCGCCGATCCGGACAGCCCGCTCAGCCCCTTCTCCGACGCCTCCGAGGGGCCGCGCGAGGCCGCCATCGCGCTGCACCGGCAGGTACTGGCCGGCGCGGACACCAAGGCCGACCCGGAACTGGCGGCAGCACTCCCCCGCTTGCTGTGGCTCCAGCAGATGGGCCTGGTCCTGTACTGGGTGCACGACCGCTCGGAGAACTGCGAACGCAGCCGCCGCCTGGTCGAACGGACCTCCCCGCTGGTAGCGCGCGCGGTGGCCGCCTCCCGGTTCCGGGTGCTGCGCCCGCTGGTACGCGAAGTCACCGACGTACTCAGCGAATTCGTCCTCCCGGCGGCAGCAGGCGCCGCGGCCCGCCCGGCCTCACGCACCCGCTCCGACCGGCCGGCCCCCGACCACGACTGA
- a CDS encoding GtrA family protein — translation MTAGPVPPGGPAPPGGLVPPGGPVPPGGPHRPPPRRLRALAPELLGFAVAGSFAYAADLALFVWLRGPAGTDPFTAKSLSFLAGCTVAYAGNALGTYRARTRPAPSPYTGRAARTPAPVRIRRYAVFLAVNLAGALVQLACLGVSHHLLGLTSVTADTVSGAGVGMALATCLRFWGTRTLVFRHAGDIPVQMVSKADEG, via the coding sequence ATGACCGCCGGACCCGTCCCGCCCGGTGGCCCTGCCCCGCCTGGCGGCCTCGTCCCGCCCGGTGGCCCCGTCCCGCCCGGTGGCCCGCACCGGCCGCCGCCCCGCCGTCTGCGCGCCCTCGCCCCCGAACTGCTCGGCTTCGCGGTCGCCGGCTCCTTCGCGTACGCGGCCGACCTGGCCCTCTTCGTATGGCTGCGCGGCCCGGCCGGAACGGACCCGTTCACCGCCAAGTCGCTGTCCTTCCTGGCGGGCTGCACCGTCGCGTACGCCGGAAACGCCCTCGGCACCTACCGCGCCCGTACCCGCCCCGCACCATCCCCGTACACCGGGCGCGCCGCCCGCACCCCCGCCCCCGTACGCATCCGCCGCTACGCCGTCTTCCTCGCCGTGAACCTCGCCGGCGCCCTCGTCCAGCTGGCCTGCCTCGGCGTCTCGCACCACCTGCTCGGCCTGACCTCCGTGACGGCCGACACCGTCTCGGGCGCGGGCGTCGGCATGGCGCTGGCCACGTGCCTGCGTTTCTGGGGTACCCGGACGCTAGTGTTCCGCCACGCGGGCGACATACCTGTGCAGATGGTGTCGAAGGCTGACGAAGGGTAG
- a CDS encoding YihY/virulence factor BrkB family protein, which translates to MDWLSKLPVIGPVVSWLMKTHLWRAYERMGHVHWTRLAAAITFTSFVALFPLLTVAAAIGAALLSERQLHDLQKKIAEQIPGISGQLDLGGLVENAATVGVIAAVALLFTGAGWVDSIRDCLRAVWEKEDEDTNIFVAKLKDVALLLGLGGTALISLACSGFATAAVGKAADALGLAEGGVGSVLLSAAGFCIAVLADFLLFAYVLTKLPGVHPPRRAVVTAGFIGAIGFELLKLLLSGYLKGVAAKSMYGAFGTPIALLLWINFTAKLVVFCAAWTATQRCDPEAEAKSLDCDATGEDEGKRSEGKAGAKGAEGGKGAEGASGSKGQGGSGATAS; encoded by the coding sequence ATGGATTGGCTGAGCAAACTGCCGGTCATCGGCCCGGTGGTGTCCTGGCTGATGAAGACCCACCTCTGGCGGGCCTATGAACGCATGGGGCACGTGCACTGGACCCGGCTGGCCGCCGCGATCACGTTCACCAGCTTCGTGGCGCTCTTCCCGCTGCTGACGGTGGCCGCCGCGATCGGCGCCGCGCTGCTCAGCGAGCGGCAGCTGCACGATCTCCAGAAGAAGATCGCCGAGCAGATCCCCGGCATCTCCGGCCAGCTCGACCTCGGCGGCCTCGTCGAGAACGCCGCCACCGTCGGCGTCATCGCCGCGGTGGCCCTGCTCTTCACCGGCGCCGGCTGGGTCGACTCCATCCGCGACTGCCTGCGCGCCGTCTGGGAGAAGGAGGACGAGGACACCAACATCTTCGTCGCCAAGCTCAAGGACGTCGCCCTCCTCCTCGGCCTCGGCGGCACCGCCCTGATCTCACTGGCCTGCTCCGGCTTCGCCACCGCCGCGGTCGGCAAGGCGGCCGACGCGCTCGGCCTCGCGGAGGGCGGCGTCGGCAGCGTCCTCCTGTCCGCCGCCGGCTTCTGCATCGCCGTACTCGCCGACTTCCTGCTCTTCGCCTACGTCCTGACCAAGCTGCCCGGCGTCCACCCGCCCCGCCGCGCCGTCGTCACCGCGGGCTTCATCGGCGCCATCGGCTTCGAACTCCTCAAGCTCCTCCTCAGCGGCTACCTCAAGGGCGTCGCCGCGAAGAGCATGTACGGCGCCTTCGGCACCCCGATCGCCCTGCTCCTGTGGATCAACTTCACCGCGAAGCTGGTCGTTTTCTGCGCGGCGTGGACGGCGACACAGCGGTGCGACCCGGAGGCGGAGGCGAAGTCGCTGGACTGCGACGCGACGGGGGAGGACGAGGGGAAGCGGTCCGAGGGCAAGGCTGGGGCTAAAGGGGCTGAGGGGGGCAAAGGGGCCGAGGGGGCCTCGGGGTCCAAGGGGCAGGGGGGCTCGGGGGCGACGGCGTCGTAG
- a CDS encoding 2'-5' RNA ligase family protein, producing MGTVTLGVSIAVPEPYGSFLQEQRAGFGDPHAHGIPTHITLLPPTEARAEDLPAIEEHLAEVAAGFAPFRLRLEGTDSFRPLSPVVFVKLAEGEAECTVLQERVRAASGPCARELQFPYHPHVTVAHGISEEAMDQAFVALKDFEAAWTIDGFALYEQGADGVWRLEREYPFGTPAAGVPHQADLSRPPTPTC from the coding sequence GTGGGGACCGTAACGCTCGGCGTTTCGATCGCGGTCCCGGAGCCGTACGGCAGCTTCCTCCAGGAGCAGCGTGCGGGCTTCGGCGACCCGCACGCACACGGCATCCCCACGCACATCACCCTCCTGCCGCCCACCGAGGCCCGCGCGGAGGACCTGCCCGCCATCGAGGAGCACCTCGCCGAGGTCGCCGCGGGCTTCGCGCCGTTCCGGCTGCGCCTGGAGGGCACGGACAGCTTCCGGCCGTTGTCCCCGGTGGTTTTCGTCAAGCTGGCCGAGGGCGAGGCGGAGTGCACCGTCCTCCAGGAGCGGGTGCGCGCGGCGTCCGGGCCGTGCGCGCGCGAGCTGCAGTTCCCGTACCACCCGCATGTGACCGTCGCGCACGGCATCTCCGAAGAGGCCATGGACCAGGCGTTCGTGGCGCTGAAGGACTTCGAGGCCGCCTGGACGATCGACGGGTTCGCGCTGTACGAGCAGGGCGCCGACGGCGTGTGGCGGCTGGAGCGGGAGTACCCGTTCGGGACGCCCGCCGCCGGGGTGCCGCACCAGGCGGATCTGTCGCGGCCGCCTACGCCCACCTGCTAG
- a CDS encoding decaprenylphospho-beta-D-erythro-pentofuranosid-2-ulose 2-reductase encodes MKDAFGSPQSLLVLGGTSEIALATARRLIARRTRTVWLAGRPSPALEDAAGRLRSLGAEVRTVPFDALDTGGHEEALGKVFAEGDIDVVLLAFGVLGDQERAEAEPAEAVRIAGTNYTGAVSAGLVCARSLRVQGHGSLVVLSSVAGERARRSNFVYGSSKAGLDAFAQGLGDALYGTGVHVMVVRPGFVRTKMTAGLAAAPLATTAEAVAEAVEAGLRRRSEVVWVPGVLRPVMALLRHMPQAIFRKLPV; translated from the coding sequence ATGAAAGACGCCTTCGGCTCCCCCCAGTCCCTCCTGGTCCTCGGCGGCACCTCTGAGATCGCCCTAGCGACCGCCCGCCGCCTGATCGCCCGCCGCACCCGTACCGTCTGGCTGGCGGGCCGCCCCTCCCCCGCCCTGGAGGACGCGGCCGGGCGACTGCGCTCACTGGGCGCCGAGGTGCGTACGGTGCCCTTCGACGCGCTGGACACCGGCGGCCACGAGGAAGCCCTCGGCAAGGTCTTCGCCGAGGGCGACATCGACGTGGTGCTGCTGGCCTTCGGCGTGCTGGGCGATCAGGAGCGCGCCGAGGCGGAGCCGGCGGAAGCCGTACGGATCGCGGGGACCAACTACACCGGCGCCGTCTCGGCGGGCCTGGTCTGCGCCCGGTCGCTGCGCGTCCAAGGGCACGGTTCGCTGGTGGTGCTCTCGTCGGTCGCGGGCGAGCGGGCGCGGCGCTCGAACTTCGTCTACGGCTCCAGCAAGGCCGGGCTGGACGCGTTCGCGCAGGGGCTGGGGGACGCGCTGTACGGGACGGGCGTGCACGTCATGGTCGTACGGCCCGGGTTCGTACGGACGAAGATGACCGCCGGGCTGGCGGCGGCGCCGCTGGCCACGACGGCGGAGGCGGTCGCGGAGGCGGTGGAGGCGGGGCTGCGGCGGCGGAGCGAGGTGGTGTGGGTGCCGGGGGTGCTGCGGCCGGTGATGGCCCTACTGCGGCATATGCCACAGGCGATTTTCCGGAAGCTGCCGGTGTGA
- a CDS encoding decaprenyl-phosphate phosphoribosyltransferase: MTERTALLEETPSGPGVATVPPPGPRARALGLPRGLLRTARPRQWVKNVLVAAAPAAAGDLFHHQTLRQLPLLFLLFTAAASAVYLVNDARDAAADRAHPDKCRRPVAAGEVPVPAAYAVGALLAALVPATAVVLCNPATAALLGTYLLMQLAYCVSWKNVLVVDLVVVTAGFLLRAMIGGPALGIPLSRWFLITAGFGALFMVAAKRYSEALQVAREQRTDKGETRALLREYSDGYLRFVWQLAAGGAVLAYCLWALESGGTPAGVLPWRQLSMIPFILAVLRYAVFADRGTAGAPEDVVLRDRPLAVIGLAWTGLYAMAVADV; this comes from the coding sequence GTGACCGAGCGCACCGCCCTCCTGGAGGAGACGCCGTCCGGCCCCGGAGTGGCCACCGTTCCGCCGCCCGGACCGCGGGCCCGGGCGCTCGGGCTGCCCCGTGGCCTGCTGCGCACCGCCCGCCCCCGCCAGTGGGTCAAGAACGTACTGGTGGCCGCCGCTCCGGCCGCGGCAGGCGACCTCTTCCACCACCAGACCCTGCGCCAACTCCCGCTCCTCTTCCTCCTCTTCACCGCCGCCGCGTCCGCCGTCTACCTGGTCAACGACGCCCGGGACGCCGCGGCCGACCGCGCGCACCCCGACAAGTGCCGCCGCCCGGTCGCCGCGGGCGAGGTCCCCGTGCCCGCCGCCTACGCCGTCGGCGCCCTGCTCGCCGCCCTGGTCCCCGCCACCGCCGTCGTGCTGTGCAACCCCGCCACCGCCGCCCTGCTCGGCACGTACCTCCTCATGCAGCTCGCCTACTGCGTCAGCTGGAAGAACGTCCTGGTCGTCGACCTCGTCGTGGTCACCGCCGGTTTCCTGCTGCGCGCCATGATCGGCGGGCCCGCGCTCGGCATCCCGCTGTCCCGCTGGTTCCTGATCACCGCGGGCTTCGGCGCGCTGTTCATGGTCGCCGCCAAGCGCTACTCCGAAGCGCTCCAGGTGGCGCGTGAGCAGCGTACGGACAAGGGCGAGACGCGGGCCCTGCTGCGCGAGTACAGCGACGGCTACCTGCGCTTCGTATGGCAGCTGGCGGCCGGCGGCGCCGTCCTCGCGTACTGCCTGTGGGCCCTGGAGAGCGGCGGCACCCCGGCCGGCGTCCTCCCCTGGCGCCAGCTGTCCATGATCCCGTTCATCCTCGCCGTCCTGCGCTACGCGGTCTTCGCCGACCGGGGGACCGCGGGCGCACCGGAGGACGTCGTGCTGCGGGACCGCCCGCTGGCCGTCATCGGGCTGGCGTGGACCGGGCTGTACGCGATGGCCGTCGCGGACGTATGA
- a CDS encoding SCO4848 family membrane protein, translating to MKLSRPVSWFLLAFGVWSWFIWITFAKNLWKDGSGLAFDDAGDPTAYFWVHLALAVTSFLLGTAIGIIGFRGVRALRGSTTTPTP from the coding sequence ATGAAGCTCTCTCGCCCCGTCTCCTGGTTCCTGCTCGCCTTCGGGGTATGGAGCTGGTTCATCTGGATCACTTTCGCCAAAAACCTGTGGAAGGACGGGAGCGGCCTCGCCTTCGACGACGCGGGTGACCCGACCGCATACTTCTGGGTCCATCTCGCGCTCGCGGTGACGTCCTTTCTCTTGGGGACGGCAATCGGCATCATCGGGTTCCGAGGCGTACGCGCCCTCCGCGGCTCCACCACCACCCCGACCCCCTGA
- a CDS encoding FAD-binding oxidoreductase — translation MASPTGPAGSRTTSITGWGRTSPTTARLLRPGSYGEAVAAVRTCGARGGIARGLGRAYGDAAQNAGGAVWDMTGLDRIRRVDAEAGVVECEAGVSLHRLMEVLLPLGWFVPVSPGTRYVTVGGAVGADIHGKNHHVAGSFTRHVRSFELLTADGAVRTVRPGTDLFDATAGGMGLTGVVLAAAVRLVPVQTSLMTVDTERAADLDDLLARLSATDHRYRYSVAWIDLLARGAATGRAVLTRGDHAPLDALPARARRAPLAFRPGHLPPAPRGLPEGLLGRRSVGLFNAFWYRRAPRRRTGELQRLSAFFHPLDGVPHWNRIYGRGGFVQYQFVVGHGQEETLRRVVERIAARGCPSFLAVLKRFGAGGSGWLSFPAAGWTLALDIPAGLPGLGAFLDELDEAVAAAGGRVYLAKDARLRPELVDVMYPRAPEFRELRGRLDPRGVFTSDLSRRLAL, via the coding sequence ATGGCGTCGCCCACCGGCCCGGCCGGCTCCCGCACCACCTCCATCACCGGCTGGGGCCGCACCTCCCCCACCACCGCGCGACTGCTCCGCCCCGGCTCGTACGGCGAGGCCGTGGCGGCGGTGCGGACGTGCGGGGCGCGCGGCGGGATCGCCCGGGGGCTCGGGCGCGCGTACGGGGACGCGGCGCAGAACGCGGGGGGTGCCGTCTGGGACATGACCGGCCTGGACCGCATCCGCCGCGTCGACGCCGAGGCGGGTGTCGTGGAGTGCGAGGCGGGGGTCAGCCTGCACCGGCTGATGGAGGTGCTGCTGCCGCTGGGCTGGTTCGTGCCGGTGTCGCCGGGCACGCGGTACGTGACGGTCGGCGGCGCGGTCGGCGCGGACATCCACGGCAAGAACCACCACGTGGCGGGCTCCTTCACCCGGCACGTGCGGTCCTTCGAACTCCTCACGGCGGACGGCGCGGTGCGTACCGTGCGGCCCGGCACCGACCTATTCGACGCGACCGCCGGGGGCATGGGGCTGACCGGGGTGGTGCTCGCGGCGGCGGTCCGACTCGTCCCCGTGCAGACGTCGCTGATGACGGTCGACACCGAGCGCGCGGCGGACCTGGACGACCTGCTGGCGCGGCTGTCCGCCACCGATCACCGCTACCGCTACTCCGTCGCCTGGATCGACCTGCTGGCGCGCGGCGCGGCGACCGGCCGCGCGGTGCTGACCCGCGGCGACCACGCGCCGCTGGACGCCCTGCCCGCGCGCGCCCGCCGGGCCCCGCTGGCCTTCCGCCCCGGGCACCTGCCGCCCGCGCCGCGCGGCCTGCCGGAGGGGCTGCTCGGGCGGCGGTCGGTGGGCCTGTTCAACGCGTTCTGGTACCGCAGGGCGCCCCGTCGCCGGACCGGCGAGCTGCAACGGCTCTCCGCGTTCTTCCATCCGCTGGACGGGGTGCCGCACTGGAACCGGATCTACGGGCGCGGCGGCTTCGTGCAGTACCAGTTCGTGGTGGGCCACGGGCAGGAGGAGACGCTGCGGCGCGTCGTGGAACGGATCGCGGCGCGGGGCTGCCCGTCGTTCCTGGCGGTGCTGAAGCGGTTCGGCGCGGGCGGTTCCGGGTGGCTGTCGTTCCCGGCCGCGGGCTGGACGCTGGCCCTGGACATCCCGGCCGGGCTGCCCGGCCTCGGCGCCTTCCTGGACGAGCTGGACGAGGCGGTGGCGGCGGCGGGCGGCCGGGTCTACCTGGCCAAGGACGCCCGGCTGCGGCCGGAGCTGGTCGATGTCATGTACCCGCGTGCGCCGGAGTTCCGGGAGCTGCGGGGGCGGCTGGACCCCCGCGGAGTCTTCACGTCCGACCTCTCGCGCCGCCTCGCCCTGTGA
- a CDS encoding S8 family serine peptidase, whose translation MKVTRTLRAAAGAALTGALLLTTAGTASADQARSALWPFQAYDVQSIWKQATGKGVTVAVIDSGFRTTHQDLAGALLPGKDFPNPSAGDKETAPQGTDIRDHGTGMAGLIAGRGHGPDGSQGVKGLAPGAKILPLSADKSTPEATRYAADHGAKVINMSFVADPNTPDMCAAVHYAVEKGVVVLAGVGNDALPDERIPAACPGAIGVGAVDEFGKAWEGGNYNKSVDVLAPGVKIPYPNGQSDSGYTTGDGTSAATAYASATAALLLEKYPDLTPGQIANRMVKTAGLAKSVKAKNLKLPDEHYGYGFIQPLAALTRDIPAGPAAGPLPMPQGKAPQEPVVAGAEKGQDPNPPIGGKKLLQYGGMAVGGLLLIGLVVMVIVLVRRRGNSGPQAWR comes from the coding sequence ATGAAGGTCACCCGAACCCTGCGCGCGGCCGCCGGTGCCGCGCTGACCGGAGCGCTGCTCCTCACCACAGCGGGTACGGCTTCGGCGGACCAGGCGCGGAGCGCGCTGTGGCCGTTTCAGGCGTACGACGTACAGAGCATCTGGAAGCAGGCCACCGGTAAGGGTGTCACCGTCGCCGTCATCGACTCCGGCTTCCGCACGACCCACCAGGACCTGGCCGGAGCCCTCCTGCCCGGCAAGGACTTCCCCAATCCCTCCGCGGGCGACAAGGAGACCGCACCGCAGGGTACGGACATCCGCGACCACGGCACCGGAATGGCCGGGCTCATCGCGGGCCGCGGCCATGGCCCGGACGGCAGCCAGGGCGTCAAGGGGCTGGCACCGGGCGCGAAGATCCTGCCGCTGTCGGCGGACAAGAGCACTCCGGAGGCGACCCGCTACGCGGCGGATCACGGCGCCAAGGTGATCAACATGTCGTTCGTCGCGGACCCCAACACCCCCGACATGTGTGCGGCTGTTCACTACGCGGTCGAGAAGGGTGTCGTCGTCCTCGCCGGTGTCGGCAACGATGCCCTGCCGGATGAGCGCATCCCGGCCGCCTGCCCCGGTGCCATCGGGGTCGGGGCCGTGGACGAGTTCGGCAAGGCGTGGGAGGGCGGCAACTACAACAAGTCGGTCGACGTCCTGGCGCCCGGCGTGAAGATTCCGTACCCCAACGGCCAGAGCGACTCGGGTTACACCACCGGTGACGGCACCTCGGCGGCCACCGCCTACGCCTCCGCCACAGCAGCCCTGCTGCTCGAAAAATACCCTGACCTCACTCCCGGCCAGATCGCCAATCGCATGGTCAAGACGGCGGGCCTGGCCAAGTCGGTGAAGGCGAAGAACCTCAAGCTGCCCGACGAGCACTACGGTTACGGCTTCATCCAGCCGCTGGCCGCGCTCACCCGCGACATCCCCGCCGGTCCCGCCGCCGGCCCGCTGCCCATGCCGCAGGGCAAGGCGCCGCAGGAGCCTGTGGTCGCGGGTGCCGAAAAGGGGCAGGACCCGAACCCGCCGATCGGCGGAAAGAAGCTGCTGCAGTACGGAGGCATGGCGGTGGGCGGCCTCCTGCTGATCGGGCTCGTCGTGATGGTCATCGTCCTCGTGCGCCGCCGTGGCAACTCCGGGCCGCAGGCCTGGCGCTGA
- a CDS encoding D-alanyl-D-alanine carboxypeptidase family protein, protein MESSMGSGSIRRSAGALFRGAVSGSAASTGTFTDVPTTSADHPTAAAPGNTGTVRRALTRTTAALAGTAVLLPPLLLAAPAHADEKKKDAKPQAPAPPAEMSKVGGDRLGQAGTQVQLKPGAPKLPSDLTARSWIVSDAESGKVLAAHNAHWQLPPASTLKMLFADTVLPKFPKDQKYTVKPADLAGMGAGSSLVGIKENLTYTVHDLWLGVFLRSGNDAVHTLSAMNGGTAKTVQEMQKQAEELNATDTHVVTPDGYDAPGQVSSAYDLTLFARAGLQNADFREYCSTVSAQFPGEVKDGKRGSFGIQNTNRLLSGDYDVKPYPGIAGVKNGSTTNAGSTFTGVAQRGERKLLVTVMNPEKKEHNEAYKETAKLFDWGFAAADKVEPVGRLVGPKSEEGDARAGGKLSGDKARAALEDSSGGAGGAWTAAAIAGGLLVVLGGVAFLVHRRWPRRSARQ, encoded by the coding sequence ATGGAATCCAGTATGGGCAGCGGCTCCATCCGGCGGTCGGCCGGGGCACTCTTCCGTGGGGCGGTGTCCGGTTCGGCCGCGTCGACGGGTACGTTCACCGACGTGCCGACCACTTCTGCCGATCATCCGACCGCCGCGGCCCCCGGGAACACCGGGACCGTACGCCGCGCGCTCACCCGTACGACCGCCGCGCTGGCCGGCACCGCCGTGCTGCTGCCGCCGCTGCTGCTCGCCGCCCCGGCGCACGCGGACGAGAAGAAGAAAGACGCCAAGCCGCAGGCTCCGGCGCCGCCCGCCGAGATGTCGAAGGTCGGCGGCGACCGGCTGGGGCAGGCCGGTACGCAGGTGCAGCTCAAGCCGGGGGCGCCCAAGCTGCCGTCGGACCTCACGGCGCGTTCCTGGATCGTCTCGGACGCCGAGAGCGGCAAGGTGCTGGCCGCGCACAACGCGCACTGGCAGCTGCCGCCGGCCAGCACGCTGAAGATGCTGTTCGCCGACACGGTGCTGCCGAAGTTCCCCAAGGACCAGAAGTACACCGTCAAGCCGGCCGACCTGGCGGGCATGGGCGCGGGCAGCAGCCTGGTGGGGATAAAGGAGAACCTGACTTATACGGTCCATGACCTTTGGCTGGGGGTCTTCCTGCGTTCGGGGAACGACGCGGTGCACACCCTGTCCGCGATGAACGGCGGTACGGCCAAGACCGTGCAGGAGATGCAGAAGCAGGCCGAGGAGCTGAACGCGACGGACACCCATGTCGTGACGCCGGACGGCTACGACGCCCCGGGGCAGGTCTCCAGCGCGTACGACCTGACCCTGTTCGCCCGCGCGGGGCTGCAGAACGCGGACTTCCGGGAGTACTGCTCCACGGTGAGCGCGCAGTTCCCGGGCGAGGTCAAGGACGGCAAGCGCGGGTCGTTCGGCATCCAGAACACGAACCGGCTGCTCAGCGGGGATTACGACGTCAAGCCGTACCCGGGGATCGCGGGCGTGAAGAACGGCTCGACCACCAACGCGGGCTCCACCTTCACCGGAGTCGCCCAGCGTGGCGAGCGCAAGCTCCTCGTCACGGTCATGAACCCGGAGAAGAAGGAACACAACGAGGCGTACAAGGAGACGGCCAAGCTCTTCGACTGGGGCTTCGCGGCGGCCGACAAGGTCGAGCCGGTCGGCAGGCTGGTCGGGCCCAAGAGCGAGGAGGGCGACGCGCGGGCGGGCGGCAAGCTGAGCGGCGACAAGGCGCGGGCCGCGCTGGAGGACTCGTCCGGCGGCGCCGGCGGCGCGTGGACCGCGGCGGCGATCGCGGGCGGGCTGCTGGTGGTGCTGGGCGGCGTCGCGTTCCTGGTGCACCGGCGCTGGCCGCGGCGTAGCGCGCGGCAGTAG
- a CDS encoding FBP domain-containing protein produces the protein MDPLVEKDIRTSFVNCSKGEASRINLPANLSTLPWEDLDFLGWRDPGAPDRSYLVAPRDGGVVGVTLRVPQGVRRSFTKTTVCSLCVTGHPGSGVSLLAARKAGPLGRQGNTVGTYICADLACSLYVRGKKKSELAGRHEESLPLEDRIARMVANLDAFLDKVFEGE, from the coding sequence ATGGACCCCCTCGTAGAAAAAGACATCCGCACCTCCTTCGTAAACTGCTCAAAGGGCGAAGCAAGCCGAATCAACCTCCCCGCGAACCTTTCCACCCTGCCGTGGGAAGACCTGGACTTTCTCGGCTGGCGGGACCCCGGTGCGCCGGACCGGAGTTATCTGGTGGCGCCCCGGGACGGTGGGGTCGTCGGGGTGACGTTGCGGGTGCCGCAGGGGGTGCGGCGGAGTTTTACGAAGACGACGGTGTGCTCGTTGTGTGTGACGGGGCATCCCGGGTCCGGGGTGAGTCTGCTTGCCGCGCGGAAAGCCGGGCCGCTGGGGCGGCAGGGGAATACGGTCGGGACGTATATCTGTGCCGATCTGGCGTGTTCGCTTTATGTACGCGGGAAGAAGAAGTCGGAGCTGGCCGGGCGGCATGAGGAGTCCTTGCCGCTGGAGGACCGCATCGCGCGCATGGTCGCGAATCTCGACGCGTTCCTGGACAAGGTCTTCGAGGGGGAGTGA
- a CDS encoding alpha/beta fold hydrolase yields the protein MTQIPAAAPRLPALFTTVTPADPGTVPAAHGVLLAHGATGSIADNYAGLVPALAATGHTVVAPDYPGSGRTPRADGPLDLDALADALVAEAVAAGVDTFTLIGFSLGTAVSVRAAARHPERVRGLVLTAGLARPDHRANIWLDLWLRLLDRGDYVGFAQARALSGLSPEALNALPPAELAAALDPDPALPPAGSAEQAALVKEVDTTGDLAGIAVPTLVIATTLDQLIHPSHSRHLAEHIPGAEYAEIATGHVPMAERPEEWQALILKFLAEQAL from the coding sequence ATGACGCAGATTCCCGCGGCCGCACCGCGCCTTCCCGCCCTGTTCACCACCGTCACGCCCGCCGACCCCGGCACCGTTCCCGCCGCCCACGGCGTCCTGCTCGCCCACGGCGCGACCGGCAGCATCGCCGACAACTACGCGGGACTCGTCCCCGCCCTGGCGGCCACCGGCCACACCGTCGTCGCGCCCGACTACCCCGGCTCCGGCCGCACCCCGCGCGCCGACGGCCCCCTGGACCTCGATGCCCTCGCCGACGCCCTCGTGGCGGAGGCCGTCGCGGCGGGCGTCGATACATTCACCCTGATCGGCTTCTCCCTGGGTACGGCGGTGTCCGTACGGGCCGCCGCGCGCCACCCGGAGCGGGTCCGCGGCCTCGTCCTGACCGCCGGACTCGCCAGGCCCGACCACCGCGCGAACATCTGGCTCGACCTGTGGCTGCGTCTGCTGGACCGCGGCGACTATGTCGGCTTCGCCCAGGCCCGCGCCCTCAGCGGCCTCTCCCCCGAGGCCCTGAACGCGCTGCCGCCCGCCGAGCTGGCCGCCGCCCTCGACCCGGACCCGGCCCTCCCGCCGGCCGGTTCGGCCGAGCAGGCCGCGCTGGTCAAGGAGGTCGACACCACCGGCGACCTGGCCGGGATCGCCGTACCGACCCTGGTGATCGCGACCACACTGGACCAGCTGATCCACCCCTCCCACTCCCGCCACCTGGCCGAGCACATACCGGGAGCCGAATACGCGGAGATCGCGACCGGCCACGTGCCGATGGCCGAGCGGCCGGAGGAGTGGCAGGCCCTGATCCTGAAGTTCCTGGCCGAGCAGGCGCTCTAG